A genome region from Methylobacterium sp. FF17 includes the following:
- a CDS encoding phage protease → MSKPAAVSTALCATMPIPAMDGTSVPTHIHLLPAGEIRTVDGRGPYRVADATALIAASMADGARLPLDENHSTDLAAPRGETAPARGWIVGLQARDDGIWGEVEWTPHGRRLVATKAYRNISPAIAYRPDGTVVGVLRASLVNRPNLRGLVALHQQEQQMDLLAKLRAKLGLKDDADDGAVMAALDAAMTSTATHAAQLAPIAKAVGLKDDADGGAILLAVQGLSDPSKMVPATALVALQSELATVVGGIAREKAVSAVDAAIKAGKIAAPQVMRDHYIARHMADPVAVDKELGAMISLHGVSGARVTPPGLAKDGTPGLDEEEARLVALMGVDPEAFKKNKAAQGLGEGAL, encoded by the coding sequence ATGTCGAAGCCCGCCGCCGTCTCAACCGCGCTCTGCGCCACCATGCCGATCCCGGCCATGGATGGCACGTCGGTTCCGACGCACATCCATCTCCTGCCGGCCGGCGAAATCCGCACGGTCGACGGTCGCGGCCCCTACCGGGTTGCGGATGCCACCGCACTGATCGCCGCGAGCATGGCGGACGGCGCCCGCCTCCCCCTCGACGAGAACCACTCGACGGATCTGGCCGCGCCGCGCGGCGAGACCGCGCCGGCGCGTGGCTGGATCGTTGGGCTCCAGGCCCGGGACGATGGGATCTGGGGAGAGGTGGAGTGGACGCCCCACGGGCGGCGCCTCGTTGCCACCAAGGCCTACCGCAACATTTCGCCCGCCATCGCCTACCGGCCGGACGGGACCGTCGTCGGCGTGCTGCGAGCTTCCCTCGTGAACCGCCCGAACCTGCGCGGCCTGGTCGCGCTCCACCAGCAGGAACAGCAGATGGATCTCTTGGCGAAGCTCCGGGCGAAGCTCGGGCTCAAGGACGATGCAGACGACGGTGCCGTGATGGCCGCCCTCGACGCGGCGATGACCAGCACCGCGACACACGCGGCGCAGCTCGCACCGATCGCCAAGGCGGTCGGCCTGAAGGATGACGCGGACGGCGGCGCGATCCTGCTGGCCGTCCAGGGTCTCTCCGACCCGTCGAAGATGGTCCCGGCGACCGCGCTTGTCGCGCTCCAGTCCGAGCTGGCAACCGTCGTCGGCGGCATCGCCCGCGAGAAGGCGGTGTCGGCCGTGGACGCCGCGATCAAGGCCGGCAAGATCGCCGCGCCTCAGGTCATGCGCGACCACTACATCGCCCGGCACATGGCCGACCCCGTCGCCGTCGACAAAGAGCTGGGAGCGATGATCTCGCTCCACGGCGTCAGCGGCGCGCGGGTTACGCCGCCCGGCCTCGCGAAGGATGGCACGCCCGGCCTCGACGAAGAGGAGGCGC